GCGGGGGAAGCGCCCTACGGCGCGGCGATCGTCGACTTTCAAATGCCCGAGATGGACGGCGTCGAGCTGGGCAAGCGGATCAAGGCGGATCCCGCGATCCAGGCGACGCCGCTCGTGCTCCTCACGTCCGTGGACCGACTTCGCGACGGCAAGGAGCTTCGGCGGATTGGTTTCGCCGCGCACTTAACGAAGCCCGTGCGCTCCGGTGTGTTTCTCGCGGCCGTCGCCGGCGCCGTGGATCAGTCCGACGGCACGGTCGCCGGGGCCGCCCGGGTTCCGGATCCAACCGATTCGATCGTCCGGTGGGAGGGCGCGCGCGTGCTCCTGGCCGAGGACAACGACGTGAACCAACGCCTCGCGACCCGACTGCTCGAAAAACGAGGATTCAGCGTGCGGATCGCGCCCAACGGCGCCGAAGCCGTCGATGCCGCGCTCCGCGAAACCTTCGACCTCATCTTGATGGACGTTCAGATGCCGATCATGGATGGTCTGGAGGCGACCCACCG
The DNA window shown above is from bacterium and carries:
- a CDS encoding response regulator, with the translated sequence AGEAPYGAAIVDFQMPEMDGVELGKRIKADPAIQATPLVLLTSVDRLRDGKELRRIGFAAHLTKPVRSGVFLAAVAGAVDQSDGTVAGAARVPDPTDSIVRWEGARVLLAEDNDVNQRLATRLLEKRGFSVRIAPNGAEAVDAALRETFDLILMDVQMPIMDGLEATHRIRAYEADGGARVPIIAMTAHAMKGDRERCIEAGMDDYVPKPLDASTLF